The following are encoded together in the Halopseudomonas salegens genome:
- the mraY gene encoding phospho-N-acetylmuramoyl-pentapeptide-transferase: MLLWLAQYLQQFHSGFAVFQYLTLRGILGVLTALGLALFLGPWMIRTLQIRQIGQSVRNDGPQSHLSKKGTPTMGGALILVAIALSTLLWADLSNLYVWVVLGVTISFGAIGWVDDYRKVIEKNSRGLPSRWKYLWQSVFGLIAAIVLYWSASTPVETTLIVPFFKQLEFQLGLLFIVLTYFVIVGSSNAVNLTDGLDGLAILPTVMVGGGLGIFAYLSGNVQFAEYLLIPHIPGSGELIIFCGALIGAGLGFLWFNTYPAQIFMGDVGALSLGAALGVIAVIVRQEIVLFIMGGIFVVETLSVIVQVASFKLTGRRVFRMAPIHHHFELKGWPEPRVIVRFWIITVVLVLVGLASLKLR, translated from the coding sequence ATGTTGTTATGGCTAGCACAGTACCTGCAACAGTTTCACAGCGGCTTTGCCGTGTTCCAGTATCTGACCCTGCGCGGCATTCTCGGCGTATTGACGGCATTGGGTCTGGCATTGTTTCTCGGCCCCTGGATGATCCGTACCCTGCAGATCCGCCAGATCGGCCAGTCGGTACGCAATGACGGCCCGCAATCGCATTTGTCCAAGAAGGGCACTCCCACCATGGGCGGTGCACTGATTCTGGTTGCGATTGCCCTGAGTACCTTGCTGTGGGCTGATTTGAGCAATCTTTACGTCTGGGTTGTGCTTGGCGTCACCATCAGTTTCGGGGCCATAGGCTGGGTAGACGACTACCGCAAGGTGATCGAGAAAAACTCGCGTGGCCTGCCTTCGCGCTGGAAATATCTGTGGCAATCGGTGTTTGGTCTGATTGCCGCCATCGTTCTTTATTGGTCAGCCAGTACGCCGGTGGAAACCACCCTGATCGTACCGTTTTTCAAGCAGCTGGAATTCCAGCTTGGTTTGCTGTTCATCGTGCTGACCTATTTTGTCATCGTCGGGTCGAGCAATGCGGTAAACCTGACGGATGGGCTTGATGGCCTGGCAATTCTGCCGACGGTGATGGTCGGTGGGGGGTTGGGCATCTTTGCTTACCTCTCGGGTAACGTCCAGTTTGCCGAGTACCTGCTGATTCCCCATATTCCGGGTTCCGGTGAGCTGATTATTTTCTGTGGTGCGTTGATTGGTGCCGGATTGGGCTTTCTCTGGTTCAACACCTACCCGGCCCAGATATTCATGGGTGACGTCGGAGCACTGTCACTGGGCGCTGCCCTGGGCGTGATCGCGGTGATCGTGCGGCAGGAGATCGTGCTCTTCATCATGGGCGGGATATTCGTTGTGGAAACCCTGTCGGTGATTGTCCAGGTGGCGTCATTCAAGTTGACCGGGCGCCGGGTTTTTCGCATGGCACCGATTCATCATCATTTTGAACTCAAAGGCTGGCCGGAACCGCGCGTGATCGTGCGTTTCTGGATCATCACCGTGGTACTGGTGCTGGTCGGGCTGGCTTCACTGAAATTGCGCTAA
- a CDS encoding UDP-N-acetylmuramoyl-tripeptide--D-alanyl-D-alanine ligase, producing MLEAMTLSSLVQPLSGRLLNTDAQFDRVVIDSRQAGPGCLFVALPGERVDGHDFLAQAREQGAAAALVEHAVDDTLPQLLVADSAYALGQLAALARQDYLKPMVAITGSSGKTTVKEMLAAVLRQRGRVLATRGNLNNELGVPLTLLELGAEHDFAVIEMGAAKAGDLTYSMSLARPQISVLINAGMAHVGRFGGPEQLAKAKGEILTALPADGKAVLNLDSPWFETWYQTLGERQTMVFAVENPSAELRAEAIGCNADGCVYFTLCHLGQRQPVQLALLGEHNVSNALAAAAAALLLGFSLGEIASGLAQVTPVAGRTFPQRGLQGALVIDDSYNANPASVKAAIDLLASLPGQRILALGDMGELGEWEVSSHREVGDYARNRGLQALFTCGPLAALSAEAFGPGAQAFTDKEALLDALRPELGPDTRVLIKGSRTAAMEQVVAGLLIPQDNHQGAG from the coding sequence ATGCTTGAAGCAATGACCTTGAGCAGCCTGGTGCAACCCTTGTCCGGACGGTTGCTGAATACTGATGCCCAGTTTGATCGGGTGGTGATTGACTCGCGTCAGGCCGGCCCCGGGTGCCTGTTCGTCGCTTTGCCCGGCGAGCGGGTCGATGGCCACGATTTTCTGGCTCAGGCCCGGGAGCAAGGTGCGGCAGCAGCTCTGGTCGAGCACGCGGTGGATGATACTTTGCCGCAGCTTCTGGTAGCGGACAGCGCCTATGCACTCGGCCAGCTGGCAGCCCTGGCACGGCAGGATTACCTGAAGCCAATGGTGGCGATCACCGGTTCCAGCGGTAAGACCACCGTGAAAGAAATGCTCGCGGCGGTTTTGCGCCAGCGCGGCAGGGTATTGGCCACGCGGGGTAACCTGAACAACGAACTGGGCGTGCCACTGACGCTACTGGAGCTGGGCGCCGAGCATGATTTTGCCGTGATCGAAATGGGCGCCGCCAAGGCGGGTGACCTGACTTACAGCATGAGCCTGGCGCGACCGCAGATCAGTGTGTTGATCAATGCCGGCATGGCGCATGTCGGCCGTTTCGGCGGACCCGAACAGCTGGCCAAGGCCAAAGGCGAAATCCTGACCGCCTTGCCAGCGGATGGTAAAGCCGTACTCAACCTCGACAGTCCATGGTTTGAAACCTGGTATCAGACGCTGGGTGAGCGGCAGACAATGGTGTTTGCCGTTGAAAACCCGAGTGCCGAACTGCGTGCTGAAGCTATCGGCTGCAATGCTGACGGCTGCGTATACTTCACGCTCTGCCATCTTGGGCAGCGCCAGCCAGTGCAATTGGCGTTGCTGGGTGAGCACAATGTTTCCAACGCCCTGGCTGCCGCTGCGGCTGCCTTGTTGCTGGGCTTCAGTCTCGGTGAGATTGCAAGTGGGCTGGCGCAGGTAACTCCGGTGGCTGGCCGCACCTTTCCGCAGCGTGGGCTGCAAGGTGCCCTGGTGATTGACGACAGTTACAACGCCAATCCGGCTTCAGTGAAAGCGGCGATCGACCTGCTCGCCAGCTTGCCCGGCCAGCGTATTCTGGCGCTGGGAGATATGGGCGAGCTGGGCGAGTGGGAAGTCAGCAGCCACCGTGAAGTCGGCGACTATGCCCGCAACCGTGGCTTGCAGGCACTCTTTACCTGCGGTCCTCTGGCAGCCCTGAGCGCGGAAGCATTTGGCCCCGGGGCTCAGGCCTTTACTGACAAAGAGGCATTGCTGGACGCGCTGCGTCCCGAACTGGGTCCGGATACCCGGGTGTTGATCAAGGGGTCGCGCACTGCTGCCATGGAACAGGTAGTCGCCGGTCTGCTCATCCCACAAGACAATCATCAAGGGGCCGGCTGA